TCTTGAGTTTAGAAAAAAATTAACAGCAAGAATTCCTAATATGGGTATCACAAACTATCAAAATATCGGTCCTATTACTACATTCCGACTCTATCAAGATACAGTTCATTGGGATTTAGAACAAAATGGCCAAGCAACGACAGAACAAATCTTACATACAAACGAATTAAACAATGAATTATTTGAAATACTTGGTCAACAGCGGGAAGATGTGTTTTTTGGAGATACGAAAAAACAATGCTTAGTGAATGCTAGTGATTCAAAAGAGCGCCTGCCGATTTATGTAGCAAAATTATTCTCCATTTCTCCATATACGGAAGTAGAACATATCGATCATTTTATTAACGCGATTGAAAATTCTATTAAAAAGATGGAGGGACTAAAAATTGAAGTTACCATCTAGAAATAAATCGATCTTATTTAAAAATATTCTAGATTTTGTTATACCGATTGCTATATTTTCTGTTATTTTTAGTGCTACTCTTTATACTTTTTCGATGAATATTATCAATAATTATGTTATTGATCAATTTGAGAATCGCTTAGAAACTGTTTTAAATGACATGGTAGAAAATATTGATCCAGCTATAGTTCAAAGCGCCGACAGCGGAAGCAGCACAAGCTATCATGAGCTAATAACTACAGTAAATCAATACCAAGTAAAACATGAGGTTGAAAATACTTATGTTCTAGCGAAAAAGGATAATAAAGAATACATTGTTGCCTTAAGCAACACAGATGCGCAGGGTTCAGACTATACTTTCTCAGATGAAATGAAAAAAACTCTTTCTGAGGGAACAACTCATTTCAGCGACATTTATAAGGATGAATTCGGCATTCACAAATCGATATTTGCACCTATTAAAGGAACAGATATGATTGCTGGAGTTGATATGGATGCTTCTTTTATCAATAGCTTAAAATCTTCAGCCCTTTATACGTCATTAGCTTTAACACTGATATTTATTATCTTAGGAATAGTCATTGCCTACTTTGTCAGCAAAAGAATTACTAAACCGATTATTTCATTAAAGGACTACGTAAATGAGGTTGCTGATGGCAACTTGGCTATAAAAGATTTAAATATAAACAGAAAAGACGAAATCGGACAGCTTGCAAGTGGAGTTCAGCATATGGTCACAGACCTTAACACGCTTATCCATAAAATTGCTAAGAACGCCCAAGAAGTTTCGACAACCGCTGAAGAACTAAGCTCAAGTGCAGAGCAAACAAATCTTTCTGTTGTTCAAGTAACTGAATCTATTCAGGAAGTTTCAAATGGTGTCGAAAATCAGACGCAAAATATTGATAAAATGAACAAAGGAATATTTAATGTTTCTAAAGGAATGGAACTCATTTTTGATAATGCAAAAGAAGTTTCCATAAACTCAAATCAAACTGCTGATATTGCCACGAATGGATCAATGGTTATTGACTCAGCGATTGAGCAAATGAATGTTATTCATCAATCGATGAAGCATACTTCTGAAGTTGTTAATAGATTAAGTACACAAACGAATGAAATCAGTGAAATTATTTCATTAATCACTGCAATTGCAGACCAAACTAACCTATTGGCATTAAATGCTTCGATTGAAGCTGCAAGAGCTGGTGAGCACGGTAAAGGATTTGCAGTCGTAGCGGAGGAAGTACGAAAATTAGCCGAAGAATCTAGAACTGCTGCAAATGACATTACAAATAAAATAGAAACGATAAAAGTAGAATCTTCCAACGCTGTAGAAGCAATGAACACCGGCTATAGCAAATTAGAAGATGGAGTTGCAACGTTTGACCAGGCTAGAGGTGCTTTTGTAAACATCCAAAAGTCAGTTGAAGGAGTTAACAAGCAAATCACAGAAGTTAATGTTGCGATTGAGGATATGAATAATGGTGTGCAGCAAGTTTCCAAATCAATGGAGGAGCTTAGCGGAATATCTGTTGAAACAACAAGTAATGTTCAACAAATTGCAGCAACCTCAGAAGAACAAACGGCCATATTTGAAGAAATTGCAAATTCAGCTTCCACTATGTCGACAATGGCTGAAAGTTTGCGCGACAGTGTTAAGAAGTTTAAATTGTAATCTACAAGAATTGCAATGTTTGGAATAACTAAACATGTAATAAGTATGAAAGAAGAAGGGTCCGATTATACCGAACTCTTCTTCTTTCATTCAGTATAGCTGACATATTATTACTTCATATAGATAGGATTGGTGAATGCCACCAACTCTGGGTCTCCATTATCAATCGACGCATATAACTCTGCGCGAATCCATTTTAAGTCTTTGTTAGCTATCTCTGTTTCGAGTTGAAACTGCCCTATGCTTCCAGTAAAATGTTCTCCCTCGTTTGTTACTATCACCATAAATGCGCCTTTCCTATCAATGCGGTCATTAAAATCCCACTCCTCTGAAGAAACTTGCACAATGAATGGCTGATTTTCATCTTTATTTATTACATCTCCAACTCTATAAGTCTTTTCCTCTTGCATCACTATAAGCTCAAGTGGTTTGTCATAGGAAATACTGATTCGTCCAGCACGGATGGATTGTAAAAAAGCTGTTCTGAAAATATTTTTATCTTCACTGACTTGTGACATTTGGACATATGTAATGGCTGGCAAAGGATTTATTTCTTCATTATGGTGCCAATCCCTTCCTGCTGTTGCAGTTATTCTATAGCCTTTATTTAACAAGTCTGTCCAATAGTGAAAGGCACGCTGATTATAAGCTTTTGACCCTGGCCTTGTGGAATTCCAAACCTCTATAAAATCAAATATACTAAGTGATTCGACGGGAAATTCCCAGTGACAACCTGTTCCAATCGGGTTTCCTATCCGGAACGGATGGGCAATTCCTACTAGGGCATCATGCTGACGAATTTCCTTAATCCCCTTTTCAATATCTAAAGGTCCTATTACTCGCCAATCAGTATAAGTTGGCGAATCATAACCTAGCGTTAGTAGGTGTCCGTAAAAGGTCGTCCATTCCAAACCATAAAGGATATGCAGACCAGAAAGAACTTCTGCTTGTTCCATTTCTTCAAAAGGACTGATTGTATTATGGTCTGTCATTACGACTGCTTTAAGGCCCATTTCTTTCGCAACCCCTGCCATCTCAATCAGCGACTGTTTACCATCACTATGAAATGTATGTGTATGCAATTCAGATGGCACCCATTTCACCGGACCTTCTATTGATGGATAACTTGGAAAACTAATAACATTTTCTTTAATTGGTTGACATAAAGGCTTATCTCTCCATGGAATCAAGGTTTTGTTTGCTGAATGAGGCTTTTTATATACACGCAGCTTAAATTGACAGCTTTCCGTTACCAATGCATGAATACTTACCGTTACAGACCACAACCCAGCTGGATTTCTTTTATTAAGAAATCCAGGAGATGAATGAAAATCACTAATCATTACATGTTGGGTAGGCGAATGATAATGGCGTGCCCCTCTAAAACCATCATGGTCATCAATCGATAATGTTAATAAGTTTCTAATCAATTCTTCACCATTCTGTGGTAACTTTGATTCATAATACATCGATGCTTCTTCCATTAGTCGTTTATTCTCATTTACATCTGTTTGATGTGGTGGATCAAAAGAAAAATCCACATAAATTACGTCCGTATCTTCCGGGACAAAAAAGGTGTGTTGTATGTGTGATTGCATACTTTTATTCGTAATGGTTGAATTGATTTCAAATAATATATGTGCCTCTTCTTCTCTCATCGTGTTGTTTTACACCTTCCTTACCGTTCTTTTCGCCAGATTGTCTTTGCCGATTCTATATTGTTTAGCTCTTCGTCAAAGCTTTCTTCCATATATTTCTGCAAGTGGTCATTTCCATCGTAAGCATATATCTTCAAATTTTTCACGTTGATTGTATGTAACTTTTCATTAATAAGAGCAATCTTTATTTCTACTATATCTTCCATAGATTTCCCTTCCGGTAGACAAATAGCTGTTCCAAAGTGATTGTACGGGCCAGTATAAGCTGCAGAGAATACACCTATCTTTTTATTATGGAGAGAACTTGAGTACCACTCGTTTTCTCCATTAAGCCTACATAGAAAGTCTATACTCGGGATACCATGCTCAATCCCCCATACAGAGGATTGAAGGAAAATATATTGACTAACATTTTGAATTCTATTGTAAGGCAATGGAGCGTTTTTTAACTGGCGCTCAGCTTCCCATTTCATAACATGATTGATATATGGAAAACGCTCCATGACTGTTTCTCGAGCCTCATTTTCTATTTTCCATTCGTAACTTGGAATGAAGGAAAAATGATAGGAACTTGTAATTTCATCCGTAAAGTTCCCATTGCATGTAGCAGTTTGAAGAATAATTTGGTTATCATCGATTTTATAAGATTTAACCTGATGTTCTGCCCCTTGATATTCAACATGGTCCATTTCGTTATGTTCATTCAAATAAACTCTTGCCATATATTCAATATCTAATAAGCGCCCCCACTTTGACATTAACAAAACCGCAGGTGTACCCTCATCTTCATGACTAAATACCATATGATATTCAATTACCGACCCTTTTTCCCACTGATCAAAAAAATAAATCATTTCTAAAGGGGTATCTGTATATAAATTATCAAACTGGCTATATACTGCCCGACCATAAAGTTTAGGAGCATACTGAACCGCAAGTGCTTCTCGGTCAGATAAATCTAATTTTTCTATCGTACAGCTCTCAATCTGAGCAACCGCTTCCCTGTTCCGGGGTGATTCACAAACATATTCTATTTCATACGTTCCAGGCTCCATCATGCCAAGCAGACGCTTATAGGTGAAGTCCCGTCTTCCATAGAATAATACAATGTCTTGGTGATGCACGTTATTCACATACAGTCTCAACATGAGTGATTCATTGTTTTCTTCCTGCCAAGAGGTAGACGCATATGCGCGAAGATTAATTGCATAATATCCTTTTTCCTCAATAATAATGCTAGATTGCTCACGTTCTAAATGCTTCATTTTTACAGGGTTTAATACCGTCATCCTATCCAACTCCCCAGTCTAAAATTAAAACAGATCTTTCTTTGACTTTTTCATGTTGTTTTGAATATATACATAGCCTACTATCGAACATAGTACAAACATAAAGACTGCAAGGGCGCTTGATTGACCAATTTCATTGTATACAGAAAAATGTTGCTGCATGGATACACCTAACATTTGCGGCGCATTTCGATCGATGAGAAAAGGTGCTGTAAAACTGCCAATTAAACCCATAAACAGAAACGTCAAAGCAACTAGCATTGTCTTATAAGAAAGAGGAAATATAAAATGAATAAACAATCTTAACTTTGATGCACCCGTATCTTTTGCACTTTCAATGACTGAACGGGGAATGGCTTGTAAAGCAGATAATAACAGCATGGTAGTAAAGGGAATATTAAACCACACATTAATCATTAATAATCCTTTCATGTCATATATAATGGAAGGCATATTGCCTTCACCGATGATTCTTGCAACCCAGCCATTATCTCGATAAAAATTTAAAAATCCATAAATGGCGATGACTCCAGGAATAAACAACGGGATAAAATACAGCTTGTTGATTATTTTAGAAAAAATACTGTTACTAAAGTTAAGATAAATGGCTAATATATAGCTCAATCCTAAAGTCAAAAAACAAGAAATGAACGTAATTACTAACGTATGTTGAATACTTTGCAAGATTAATGGTTCTGTAAAAATATATTGGTAGTTTTCAAGTGAAAAGGCATCCTCTTCATTTTGAAAGCTCTCCATTATAGCAAGTGCCACTGGGTAGATGACCAAAATTAGCAAAGTTAGGAAAGAGGGCATCACAAGCCCTATTCCTAACACTGCTAATTTTGTTTTTTTCTTCATCACATAACTCTCTCTTAAGGCAACTTCCCTACTCATTGACTTGCTACCTCTTTTTGCCAAACCTTCATTAATTCACTCGATAGATCGCCACCGTTAAAAGTTCGATAACCGCCACTTACTGCTTCAAATTTCTTTTGATCCTCAGCTGATAACAGGTCCCACTTAATACCTGGATAGCCGTACATTGTATCAATAACTAACTTTTGAACATCTTGAGTAAGCACATAATCAAGGAACGTTTCTGTGGCTTCTCTCCGCTTTTCATCCCCATTATCTACAGCCATTAAATAGGCTGGTCCGCCAGTAAATGCTGGATCAATTTGTTTTAGTTCAGTAGTATCAGGCAATAATTTTGAATTTATTTGTTCTAGAGCCATATCAGACCATGCTGGGACCATATCAACCTCTCCGTTTGCAAGCAGGTCAAGTGTTCCTTGATTCTTTTTAGGATAAACTCCTTCTTTATATAGGTTTGGTGCCATGTCCTTCAGTATTTGAATTCCCTTGTCCCACTCTTTTATAATACTTTCATCCTGAACATTCATAGCATTGTCATCAAGTTCGTTATATACAGTCGAGAGGACAAAGGAGCTTCCTGCTCCACCTGTATTTGGATCATTATAAGCAAAGCGACCAGGATTTTTTTCTATCCAAGTATTCAATTCTTCTGCTGTGTTCGGTACATCTTTTACTTTGTCCGAATTGTACGCAAGAACTACGGATGATGCACGGTAAGGAACTGCTAGATTTTGAGTACCCTCCAAATTTTCTTCTTGAACATTCTCTAGATTTTCAATCGAATCTGTTGAAAGTTCATAAAAAAGTCCACCTTCATCTTCACTGCGGATAATATCAGCTAGTGCTCCTTCATAAACATCAATCTCTGAATCTTTATTTGCTTTTTTAGCTGCAACGATTCGATCAATTGTAGCCTGTCCACCAGTCCCAGACGGAACGAACACGAAGTCAACATCGATATCCTTATGTGCTTCTTCAAATTTAGGAATAACCGTTTCCCAGAAAGTCTCAACATTTTGAGAGCCTGAACTGTATAGTGATATTTTTGTTACATCATCTCCTCCACTTGCCGCACTGTTTGTCTCGCTAGAATTACAAGCAACTAATGAAAAGGTACTGACAGCTAATATTGTTCCTGTTAACATTCTTTTTAATGATTTAGACTTTCTCATATACTTCAATCTCCTCTTTAGTTAGATTTTGTATTTTTGAATAACCAATAGTATGTAAGTCGTTTTCATCTGTAAAGGTTTGAATGGTTGCGAAAGTTATGCGGATATTTTGAAGCATTTTAAATTGACTTATTTCACTGCGATCAACAAACATTTTTAGCTTTCCAAACTCTGTTTTCAAGCTGACCTCTGCATAATGACCTAACATCATCACTTTTTCAATCATGGCATCAAGGCCATTTTCTACCTCACTTGCAAGAACAACATCTTCTGGTCTGACTGCAACAGTAACTGTTTTGTTATAACGATTCATGTTAGGAAAGTTAAGTGAACCGATATGAATTTTGTTTCCTTCCGCATAACCTGTAAGAAAATTCATCTTTCCTATAAATTGAGCAACAAACAGGGATGCAGGATAATTATAAATATTTTGCGGAGAATCAATTTGCTCTATTTCTCCTTTGTTCATAACGACAATACGATCGGAAATGGAAAGTGCTTCTTCTTGGTCATGTGTTACAAACAGCATGGTAAGCTGCTGTTTTGCTTGAATTTCTCTTAACTCCTCACGTAATTCATGCCTTAACTTAGCATCAAGAGCCGAAAATGGTTCATCCAGCAAAAGTACTTTCGGTTCAAGAAGCAATGCTCGTGCCAGTGCAACCCGTTGTTGTTGACCTCCTGATAACTCACTTGGATACTTTTTCTCATATCCTTGAAGCTGTACTAAATTCAAAGCCC
This DNA window, taken from Niallia sp. Man26, encodes the following:
- a CDS encoding HAMP domain-containing methyl-accepting chemotaxis protein; its protein translation is MKLPSRNKSILFKNILDFVIPIAIFSVIFSATLYTFSMNIINNYVIDQFENRLETVLNDMVENIDPAIVQSADSGSSTSYHELITTVNQYQVKHEVENTYVLAKKDNKEYIVALSNTDAQGSDYTFSDEMKKTLSEGTTHFSDIYKDEFGIHKSIFAPIKGTDMIAGVDMDASFINSLKSSALYTSLALTLIFIILGIVIAYFVSKRITKPIISLKDYVNEVADGNLAIKDLNINRKDEIGQLASGVQHMVTDLNTLIHKIAKNAQEVSTTAEELSSSAEQTNLSVVQVTESIQEVSNGVENQTQNIDKMNKGIFNVSKGMELIFDNAKEVSINSNQTADIATNGSMVIDSAIEQMNVIHQSMKHTSEVVNRLSTQTNEISEIISLITAIADQTNLLALNASIEAARAGEHGKGFAVVAEEVRKLAEESRTAANDITNKIETIKVESSNAVEAMNTGYSKLEDGVATFDQARGAFVNIQKSVEGVNKQITEVNVAIEDMNNGVQQVSKSMEELSGISVETTSNVQQIAATSEEQTAIFEEIANSASTMSTMAESLRDSVKKFKL
- a CDS encoding CehA/McbA family metallohydrolase; its protein translation is MREEEAHILFEINSTITNKSMQSHIQHTFFVPEDTDVIYVDFSFDPPHQTDVNENKRLMEEASMYYESKLPQNGEELIRNLLTLSIDDHDGFRGARHYHSPTQHVMISDFHSSPGFLNKRNPAGLWSVTVSIHALVTESCQFKLRVYKKPHSANKTLIPWRDKPLCQPIKENVISFPSYPSIEGPVKWVPSELHTHTFHSDGKQSLIEMAGVAKEMGLKAVVMTDHNTISPFEEMEQAEVLSGLHILYGLEWTTFYGHLLTLGYDSPTYTDWRVIGPLDIEKGIKEIRQHDALVGIAHPFRIGNPIGTGCHWEFPVESLSIFDFIEVWNSTRPGSKAYNQRAFHYWTDLLNKGYRITATAGRDWHHNEEINPLPAITYVQMSQVSEDKNIFRTAFLQSIRAGRISISYDKPLELIVMQEEKTYRVGDVINKDENQPFIVQVSSEEWDFNDRIDRKGAFMVIVTNEGEHFTGSIGQFQLETEIANKDLKWIRAELYASIDNGDPELVAFTNPIYMK
- a CDS encoding sugar ABC transporter permease, with amino-acid sequence MSREVALRESYVMKKKTKLAVLGIGLVMPSFLTLLILVIYPVALAIMESFQNEEDAFSLENYQYIFTEPLILQSIQHTLVITFISCFLTLGLSYILAIYLNFSNSIFSKIINKLYFIPLFIPGVIAIYGFLNFYRDNGWVARIIGEGNMPSIIYDMKGLLMINVWFNIPFTTMLLLSALQAIPRSVIESAKDTGASKLRLFIHFIFPLSYKTMLVALTFLFMGLIGSFTAPFLIDRNAPQMLGVSMQQHFSVYNEIGQSSALAVFMFVLCSIVGYVYIQNNMKKSKKDLF
- a CDS encoding extracellular solute-binding protein; this encodes MRKSKSLKRMLTGTILAVSTFSLVACNSSETNSAASGGDDVTKISLYSSGSQNVETFWETVIPKFEEAHKDIDVDFVFVPSGTGGQATIDRIVAAKKANKDSEIDVYEGALADIIRSEDEGGLFYELSTDSIENLENVQEENLEGTQNLAVPYRASSVVLAYNSDKVKDVPNTAEELNTWIEKNPGRFAYNDPNTGGAGSSFVLSTVYNELDDNAMNVQDESIIKEWDKGIQILKDMAPNLYKEGVYPKKNQGTLDLLANGEVDMVPAWSDMALEQINSKLLPDTTELKQIDPAFTGGPAYLMAVDNGDEKRREATETFLDYVLTQDVQKLVIDTMYGYPGIKWDLLSAEDQKKFEAVSGGYRTFNGGDLSSELMKVWQKEVASQ
- a CDS encoding ABC transporter ATP-binding protein, with amino-acid sequence MSISLSITNLSKIYPTGEGVKSFSLDIQNGEMVTLLGPSGCGKSTVLRSVGGFIEPDEGSIIIAGKQVNHLPPEKRPSAMVFQSYNLWPHMNVFNNLAFSLKLKKTKKAQIMEKVKWALNLVQLQGYEKKYPSELSGGQQQRVALARALLLEPKVLLLDEPFSALDAKLRHELREELREIQAKQQLTMLFVTHDQEEALSISDRIVVMNKGEIEQIDSPQNIYNYPASLFVAQFIGKMNFLTGYAEGNKIHIGSLNFPNMNRYNKTVTVAVRPEDVVLASEVENGLDAMIEKVMMLGHYAEVSLKTEFGKLKMFVDRSEISQFKMLQNIRITFATIQTFTDENDLHTIGYSKIQNLTKEEIEVYEKV